In Dyella terrae, one DNA window encodes the following:
- a CDS encoding DUF4142 domain-containing protein yields MEEDVDRTHPLSSTQQGEHQLVATGQPAKRPHHAWMRSSTGDPSMTIRSLLSASLVLALACPLSASLQANTNSNQAFVTEASQAGATEVAIGKLAQAQATSADAKHIAAMIVKDHVQANETLAGIAKAKSLHVADAPGVEGKKSIADLQALQGDQFDRAFANIMVIDHQKAVAAFERASKTVTDPQLRGFAVETLPTLKSHLKMAQALEGKDGAASHPHAEMPPDRSDK; encoded by the coding sequence GTGGAAGAGGATGTTGACCGCACCCATCCGCTCTCTTCAACGCAGCAGGGTGAGCATCAACTCGTTGCCACTGGGCAGCCGGCGAAACGCCCTCACCACGCATGGATGCGTTCATCGACAGGAGATCCATCCATGACCATTCGTAGCCTGTTGTCCGCAAGCCTTGTACTGGCGCTCGCGTGTCCGCTCTCGGCAAGCCTGCAAGCCAACACCAACTCCAACCAGGCCTTCGTCACCGAAGCCTCCCAGGCGGGCGCCACCGAGGTCGCCATCGGCAAGCTCGCGCAAGCGCAGGCCACGTCTGCCGATGCGAAGCACATTGCGGCGATGATCGTGAAGGATCACGTGCAAGCCAACGAGACACTGGCCGGTATAGCCAAGGCGAAATCGCTCCATGTCGCCGATGCACCCGGGGTCGAGGGGAAAAAGTCGATTGCCGATTTACAGGCGCTTCAGGGCGACCAATTTGATCGCGCATTTGCGAACATCATGGTGATCGACCACCAGAAAGCAGTCGCGGCCTTTGAGCGTGCCAGCAAGACCGTCACGGACCCGCAGTTGCGCGGCTTCGCGGTCGAAACCCTGCCGACGCTCAAGTCCCACCTGAAGATGGCGCAGGCGCTCGAAGGCAAGGACGGTGCAGCCAGCCATCCCCATGCGGAGATGCCGCCGGACCGCAGCGACAAATGA
- a CDS encoding ATP-binding protein, translating to MFRFKCERAATPDDARRRRSRQRLIAGWMLLCALCWPLHTFATQLSLTTYDQGTGLTSLSVVRIYQDRQGFVWAGTEKGLYRFDGVAFNHVAGEQGFQVSEVVSIAEDVNGHLWVGSRAGLQLRENERFTWVSPDDRPLLTDRGQTLSADQDGGMWLVSGNRLSKITRDASGHWRVTPAFSEAQVAAMPGLGQVSAVFHRHGTTWFGCGPELCSVRDGALRRFGAEQGVPRDKWLGFLAARNGALWVRGMHHVRVLAEDADDFLSFDLPSSTGDVAASSIDIVQDHEGRVLTRSSTGLARWNGRAWELFGADDGLPKVGLSSLIVDQDGTLWFGTYGRGLLHWSGRDAVQNWTASQGLSGSLIWSIARASSGHVWVADDWGGSVLDPATTRAQPWPLTVAPPHQTRTVLTALDGSIWYFLFDGRVLQYEATSHRTRQVATLPFLVRGAFLDSRGRFWAYTLGGLFEVDPVHGEVKRAAPGLIPTSMCADLAEDEEARLWLACNSGLFRFSRGEWTRVKVLPKESLGGFENVAVTRDGRIWLSSLQPGVQVGQVGESDTLTLTEVDDPLLADSRVYFLRADHRNRLWVGGNSGVDVLSGAQWTRLTTRDGLLWDETNHGAFYADNDGSVWIGTPIGISHLLKPDELMAPRQIRPWLVSAQYRGQELVGQSPEIKFHVASALVLKLAVLGNSSGSPVRFRYRLSGIDSEWVESANRELRYASLPPGHYRFELQTVDDNQRRISPPLMLDFTLSPPWWQSGPVYLLGVLLILAGIVAAWRWRVRVLITHAHRLEHAVTVRTAQLQDAMRARSMLLARISHDLRSPLAGIIDGVRQWRANDVQRNYPDLIESSARQQIDLIDELLEFSRDELTDLELLDAPGYLHAFLQGIVDHAHLLAERRHNQLLYTPSDRLPAVVKLDFRRLRQVLMNLLGNAAKFTDDGLIEFYVTASPSTPGKVLLQFVVEDSGIGIDPQDQDRVSTPFARGSNASQHSGHGLGLAIVTQILDRMHSRLIIGASSSGGSRFAFDIDVPIATESELDQVLIEGDLGAVELDGGGRSVLVVDDDATSRDMLCDLLDGFGFESLGAASVEAAVEILQTHHVHLVISDQYMPGLSGWDLLRKLRRRYGTLPVLLYSSLPPRRPKGYEGLMFDDTLLKPATGRALMEHVERLVNLGRNVIA from the coding sequence ATGTTTCGCTTCAAGTGCGAGCGTGCCGCCACCCCCGATGATGCTCGACGCCGTCGTAGCCGCCAGAGGTTGATTGCAGGGTGGATGCTGCTTTGCGCCCTGTGCTGGCCTCTGCATACGTTTGCGACCCAGCTTTCACTGACGACTTACGACCAGGGCACTGGGCTGACCAGCCTGTCCGTGGTGCGCATCTATCAGGATCGGCAGGGATTCGTGTGGGCAGGCACGGAAAAAGGCCTCTATCGATTCGATGGCGTGGCCTTCAACCACGTGGCGGGTGAGCAAGGCTTTCAGGTTTCCGAAGTTGTCAGCATCGCCGAGGATGTGAATGGCCATTTGTGGGTCGGTTCGCGCGCGGGCCTGCAGTTGCGCGAGAACGAGCGATTCACCTGGGTCAGTCCCGACGATCGCCCCTTGCTCACGGATCGCGGCCAGACCCTGTCAGCGGATCAGGATGGCGGGATGTGGCTGGTCAGCGGCAACCGCTTGTCGAAGATAACGCGCGATGCGTCGGGCCACTGGCGCGTCACGCCAGCCTTCAGCGAGGCCCAGGTGGCTGCCATGCCGGGGCTGGGGCAGGTAAGCGCGGTTTTCCATCGCCACGGCACGACCTGGTTTGGTTGCGGGCCGGAGTTGTGCAGCGTGCGCGATGGCGCATTGCGACGGTTCGGTGCGGAGCAGGGTGTTCCCAGGGACAAGTGGCTCGGGTTCCTGGCGGCGCGCAATGGTGCCTTGTGGGTCCGCGGCATGCACCACGTGCGTGTCCTGGCCGAAGACGCCGACGACTTCCTGTCGTTCGACCTGCCGTCCAGCACGGGTGATGTGGCGGCATCGAGTATCGATATCGTGCAGGACCATGAGGGCCGCGTGCTTACGCGAAGCTCCACCGGCCTGGCGCGCTGGAACGGGCGTGCATGGGAGTTGTTCGGTGCCGATGACGGCCTGCCCAAAGTCGGGCTTTCGTCGCTCATCGTTGATCAGGACGGCACGCTCTGGTTCGGCACTTACGGTCGCGGGCTCCTGCACTGGAGCGGTCGCGATGCCGTGCAGAACTGGACCGCATCGCAGGGCCTGAGCGGCTCGCTGATCTGGTCGATCGCACGTGCATCGTCGGGTCACGTTTGGGTGGCTGATGACTGGGGCGGAAGCGTTCTGGACCCTGCCACGACGCGTGCCCAGCCCTGGCCCCTGACCGTTGCTCCGCCGCACCAGACGCGCACGGTGCTGACGGCGCTGGACGGGAGCATCTGGTACTTCCTGTTCGACGGCCGCGTGTTGCAGTACGAGGCCACGAGTCATCGGACACGTCAGGTCGCGACCCTGCCATTTCTCGTGCGCGGTGCTTTCCTCGACAGTCGCGGACGGTTCTGGGCTTACACCCTGGGTGGGCTGTTCGAAGTCGATCCGGTGCATGGCGAAGTGAAGCGAGCGGCGCCCGGATTGATTCCCACGTCCATGTGCGCAGACCTGGCCGAGGATGAGGAGGCCCGCCTTTGGCTGGCCTGCAACTCCGGCCTTTTCCGCTTCAGTCGCGGTGAGTGGACACGCGTCAAGGTGCTGCCCAAAGAGAGCCTCGGTGGCTTCGAGAATGTTGCTGTCACGAGGGACGGACGGATCTGGCTGAGTTCCCTGCAGCCAGGCGTGCAGGTCGGTCAGGTGGGGGAAAGCGACACCTTGACGCTGACCGAGGTGGACGATCCGCTGCTCGCCGACTCGCGCGTTTACTTCCTGCGCGCCGATCATCGAAATCGCCTGTGGGTGGGCGGAAACAGTGGCGTCGATGTTCTCAGTGGCGCGCAATGGACGCGTCTCACCACGCGCGATGGCCTGTTGTGGGACGAAACCAATCACGGCGCGTTCTACGCCGACAACGATGGTTCGGTATGGATCGGCACCCCCATCGGTATCTCGCATCTGCTCAAGCCTGATGAACTGATGGCGCCACGTCAGATTCGGCCGTGGCTCGTGTCAGCGCAGTACCGGGGACAGGAGCTGGTGGGGCAATCCCCGGAGATCAAGTTCCATGTCGCCAGCGCCCTCGTGCTGAAGCTCGCGGTGCTGGGCAACAGTTCGGGCAGTCCGGTGCGCTTCCGCTATCGCCTGTCTGGCATCGACAGCGAGTGGGTGGAGTCGGCCAACCGCGAATTGCGCTATGCCTCGTTGCCGCCAGGGCACTACCGGTTTGAGCTGCAGACGGTCGACGACAACCAGCGACGCATTTCTCCGCCGCTGATGCTCGACTTCACTTTGTCGCCGCCGTGGTGGCAGAGCGGGCCGGTCTACTTGCTTGGCGTGCTCTTGATCCTGGCTGGCATCGTCGCGGCCTGGCGCTGGCGTGTCCGGGTGCTGATTACGCATGCGCACCGGCTGGAACATGCGGTGACCGTCCGCACCGCCCAGCTGCAGGACGCTATGCGTGCCCGCAGCATGTTGCTTGCGCGCATCAGCCACGACCTTCGTTCGCCCCTGGCAGGCATCATCGATGGCGTGCGGCAGTGGCGGGCCAACGATGTGCAGCGCAACTATCCTGACTTGATCGAGAGTTCCGCGCGGCAACAGATCGATCTCATTGATGAATTGCTCGAGTTCTCACGGGACGAACTGACAGATCTGGAGTTGCTCGATGCGCCGGGCTATCTGCATGCTTTCCTGCAAGGCATTGTGGATCACGCGCACCTGCTGGCGGAGCGTCGTCACAATCAACTGCTATACACGCCATCCGATCGGCTGCCCGCCGTGGTCAAGCTGGACTTCCGCCGCCTTCGCCAGGTGTTGATGAACCTGCTTGGAAACGCGGCCAAGTTCACCGATGACGGCCTTATCGAGTTCTATGTAACGGCGTCGCCGTCCACCCCGGGCAAGGTCTTGCTGCAGTTCGTAGTCGAGGACAGCGGCATCGGCATCGATCCCCAGGACCAGGACCGCGTATCCACGCCGTTCGCGCGCGGGAGCAATGCGAGCCAGCACAGCGGTCATGGGCTCGGGCTGGCCATCGTGACCCAGATCCTTGACCGCATGCACAGCCGTCTGATCATCGGCGCATCGTCGAGCGGTGGCAGTCGCTTCGCCTTTGATATCGATGTGCCGATCGCCACCGAAAGTGAACTGGACCAGGTGCTGATCGAAGGCGACCTGGGTGCCGTAGAACTTGATGGCGGCGGGCGCTCCGTGCTGGTGGTCGATGACGATGCGACCAGTCGCGACATGCTCTGCGATCTGCTCGATGGTTTTGGTTTCGAGAGCCTGGGCGCTGCGAGCGTGGAAGCGGCCGTTGAGATTCTGCAAACGCATCACGTGCATCTGGTGATCAGCGACCAGTACATGCCCGGCCTGAGCGGCTGGGACCTGCTGCGCAAGCTTCGGCGCCGTTACGGGACGCTGCCCGTCCTGCTGTACTCGTCGTTGCCGCCACGACGCCCGAAAGGCTACGAAGGCCTCATGTTTGACGACACCTTGCTGAAACCAGCAACCGGACGAGCGCTGATGGAGCACGTTGAGCGACTGGTGAACCTCGGGCGGAACGTCATCGCATAG
- a CDS encoding OmpA family protein yields MIAFHRHPLAALIALALAAPVVAQATDAAPTQADSNHGRVVQNGAIVPSRVPPSSEHVQTLQNDGARLGSDVSQAGNLSCVTDGVPMAPTSALPFVVSVDGAPANGQASHDADRQRCVDVTLAGDTVQVRYDPMVAKPMLNAWTATDGGVRGEPVRFRTWSNYAAWVARAEIRVFARGSSTQETPLAVVPVDIGGDAQWLPAPDAPADLTYVLRVADAKGRFDETRVKSLTLVDYRTHHDDLDTPEREALTGYGEDSRDVANIPVHGAAVTVNGHVPQAGTAVHAMNTDVPVGRDGKFAMQQILPPGDRVVDVTVGDRTYRRSVRLPERDWFYVGVIDITASHGSASANATVVDPSLRNEVKSSAVDGRLAFYSKGTFENGWKVTASADTREQPLYDLFSNFASKDPRYLLRRIDPDQYYPVYGDDSTAVDDAPTQGKFYVRVEKDDSQFTWGNFLTSWTGSELVQYSRGLYGANALWKSQDSTSLGERRTTLNAFAADPGTVASREEFRGTGGSLYYLQRQDITTGSERVWVEIRDRDSGLVLQRTLLVPGSDYDLNYLQGRVLLRSPLSSMADGSGLVQVGSLSGNPAYLVVNYEYVPGVTELDTFATGARGEHWFNDHVRIGATSYHQGGEGTDQNLGGIDATLRYKPGTFLRMEAARSKGEGTGTLNSIDGGFNFQNTTGLGNQPTVRSGDDKAYAGRVDAAVSLADFSETMRGTVGAYWQDRQSGFSAPGQITLGGEGARQVGAHAELPLGKSTDLNLKADRTDALSQDRNSAEAALKHQFDPHWSGSFGIRAEDRGVADATLIQSPTLSEHGKRTDAIVRVDYQSLLADQDKPSEPPATLDAWNAYGFVQQTLARSGTRSDNDRVGLGGGWQVTERIHANAEVSEGDGGLGGKLGGDYRISDRSNVYAQYLMETDRPDLAYRGRFGTLVGGAKTRLNDRVSVYEETRETTGSGQDSLIHAFGIDMTVNDRWTTGFKLEQGTVTDPLAGDLRRQAASVSLAYKGLITKWASSLEYRYEDSNNAGRRTSWLTRNTIGSQLTPAWRLLGKLDMARSGSSNGVFFDGNYTEGVLGAAYRPVDNDRWNTLFKYTYMYDLPSPGQLSPSGGIGGVSTDPSSNLYASTVADYSQKGQVLSVDTIYDVTRWLSLGAKFGYRWGSLKPTRTAGDWLDSTATLWVVRAEWKFVRNWSGLVEWRRLSAREAGDARQGALVGVYRYVTKHVKVGVGYNFTRFSDDMTNLNYNNRGVFLNVLSTF; encoded by the coding sequence ATGATCGCGTTCCATCGTCACCCCCTGGCTGCGCTGATCGCGCTGGCCCTGGCCGCCCCCGTCGTGGCGCAGGCCACGGATGCGGCGCCGACACAAGCCGATAGCAACCACGGTCGCGTCGTGCAGAACGGCGCCATCGTGCCCAGTCGGGTGCCGCCCTCGAGTGAGCACGTGCAGACATTGCAGAACGACGGTGCGCGCCTTGGCAGCGATGTCAGCCAGGCAGGCAACCTGAGTTGCGTGACTGACGGCGTGCCGATGGCGCCCACGAGCGCTTTGCCATTCGTCGTCAGCGTCGACGGGGCACCTGCCAACGGGCAGGCATCCCATGATGCCGATCGTCAGCGATGCGTCGACGTGACGCTTGCCGGTGACACGGTGCAGGTGCGCTATGACCCCATGGTGGCCAAGCCGATGCTCAACGCATGGACGGCCACCGACGGTGGCGTGCGCGGCGAGCCAGTGCGTTTCCGCACGTGGAGCAACTACGCCGCGTGGGTCGCCCGTGCCGAGATTCGTGTGTTCGCGCGCGGTTCGAGCACGCAGGAAACGCCGCTTGCCGTTGTCCCGGTGGATATCGGGGGCGACGCGCAGTGGCTGCCCGCACCCGATGCGCCGGCCGACCTGACCTATGTGTTGCGCGTGGCCGACGCCAAGGGCCGCTTCGACGAGACGCGAGTGAAGTCGTTGACGCTGGTGGACTACCGTACGCACCACGACGACCTGGATACGCCGGAGCGCGAGGCACTGACCGGCTACGGCGAGGATAGCCGCGACGTCGCCAACATCCCGGTCCACGGCGCTGCGGTGACCGTCAACGGCCACGTGCCGCAGGCAGGCACGGCCGTGCATGCCATGAACACCGACGTGCCGGTCGGCCGCGACGGCAAATTCGCCATGCAGCAGATCCTGCCGCCGGGTGACCGCGTGGTGGACGTGACGGTCGGCGATCGTACGTATCGTCGCAGCGTGCGGCTGCCAGAACGCGACTGGTTCTACGTGGGTGTCATCGACATCACTGCCAGTCACGGCAGCGCATCGGCCAATGCGACCGTGGTCGATCCAAGCTTGCGCAATGAAGTGAAGAGCAGCGCGGTCGACGGCCGCCTGGCGTTCTATTCAAAGGGCACCTTCGAGAACGGCTGGAAGGTCACCGCATCGGCCGACACGCGCGAACAGCCGCTGTACGACCTCTTCAGCAACTTTGCCAGCAAGGATCCGCGCTACTTGCTGCGTCGCATTGATCCGGACCAGTACTACCCGGTCTACGGTGACGATTCGACGGCGGTCGATGATGCGCCGACGCAGGGCAAGTTCTACGTCCGCGTCGAGAAAGACGACAGCCAGTTCACCTGGGGCAACTTCCTGACCTCGTGGACGGGCTCGGAGCTGGTGCAGTACTCACGTGGTCTTTACGGCGCGAACGCGCTGTGGAAATCACAGGATTCAACTTCGCTCGGCGAGCGTCGCACCACCTTGAACGCCTTTGCGGCGGATCCTGGCACCGTTGCCTCCCGCGAGGAATTCCGCGGTACGGGCGGTTCGCTTTACTACCTGCAGCGCCAGGACATCACCACCGGCTCTGAACGGGTGTGGGTCGAGATTCGTGATCGTGATTCGGGTCTTGTCCTGCAGCGAACGTTGCTGGTTCCCGGTTCGGACTATGACTTGAACTACCTGCAGGGTCGCGTCTTGCTGCGTTCCCCGCTTTCGTCCATGGCCGATGGCTCCGGACTGGTCCAGGTGGGCAGCCTCTCCGGCAATCCCGCTTACCTCGTGGTGAACTACGAGTACGTGCCTGGCGTGACCGAGCTGGACACGTTTGCGACGGGCGCGCGCGGCGAGCACTGGTTCAACGACCATGTGCGCATCGGTGCTACCAGCTACCACCAGGGTGGGGAAGGCACGGACCAGAACCTGGGTGGCATCGATGCCACCTTGCGCTATAAACCGGGCACGTTCCTGCGGATGGAGGCGGCACGCTCGAAGGGCGAGGGCACCGGCACGCTCAACTCCATCGATGGTGGCTTCAACTTCCAGAACACCACCGGCCTGGGCAACCAGCCAACCGTCCGTTCGGGCGATGACAAGGCCTACGCCGGTCGCGTGGATGCGGCCGTGTCGCTGGCTGACTTCTCGGAGACCATGCGCGGCACCGTCGGTGCGTACTGGCAGGATCGCCAGAGTGGGTTCTCCGCACCCGGTCAGATCACGCTGGGTGGCGAGGGCGCGCGCCAGGTCGGTGCACATGCTGAGTTGCCCTTGGGTAAATCGACGGACCTCAATCTCAAGGCCGATCGCACCGATGCACTGAGCCAGGACCGCAACTCCGCGGAGGCCGCGCTGAAGCATCAGTTCGATCCGCACTGGTCGGGCAGCTTCGGTATTCGCGCCGAAGACCGCGGCGTGGCCGATGCCACGCTTATCCAAAGCCCCACGCTGTCCGAGCATGGCAAGCGCACCGATGCCATCGTTCGCGTGGACTATCAATCGCTGCTTGCCGATCAGGACAAGCCCAGCGAGCCGCCAGCCACGCTGGATGCCTGGAACGCCTATGGTTTCGTGCAGCAAACCCTGGCTCGTTCTGGCACGCGCAGCGACAACGACCGCGTGGGCCTGGGCGGCGGCTGGCAGGTGACGGAGCGCATTCATGCGAATGCCGAAGTCTCCGAAGGCGATGGCGGCCTGGGCGGCAAGCTGGGTGGCGACTACCGCATCAGCGATCGCAGCAATGTCTACGCGCAGTACCTGATGGAGACCGATCGCCCGGATCTGGCGTACCGCGGTCGGTTCGGTACATTGGTTGGCGGCGCCAAAACTCGCCTCAATGATCGCGTCAGCGTCTACGAGGAAACTCGCGAAACCACGGGCAGCGGCCAGGACAGTCTGATCCATGCCTTTGGCATCGACATGACGGTCAATGATCGCTGGACCACGGGCTTCAAGCTCGAACAGGGCACCGTCACGGATCCGTTGGCCGGCGACTTGCGCCGCCAGGCGGCAAGCGTATCGCTGGCGTACAAGGGCCTGATCACCAAGTGGGCATCGAGCCTGGAGTACCGCTACGAAGACAGCAACAACGCCGGACGCCGCACGTCGTGGCTGACGCGCAACACCATCGGCAGTCAGCTGACGCCTGCATGGCGCCTGCTGGGCAAGCTCGACATGGCGCGCAGTGGATCGAGCAACGGCGTGTTCTTCGACGGCAACTACACCGAAGGCGTGCTCGGTGCGGCCTACCGCCCGGTCGACAATGACCGCTGGAATACGCTGTTCAAGTACACCTACATGTACGACTTGCCTTCGCCTGGACAGTTGTCGCCGAGTGGGGGCATCGGCGGCGTGAGCACCGATCCGAGCAGCAATCTGTATGCGAGCACCGTGGCTGACTACAGCCAGAAGGGCCAGGTGCTATCCGTCGATACGATCTACGACGTGACGCGCTGGTTGTCGCTCGGCGCCAAGTTCGGTTACCGCTGGGGCAGCCTTAAGCCGACGCGAACGGCGGGCGACTGGCTCGACAGTACGGCGACGCTGTGGGTGGTGCGCGCGGAATGGAAGTTCGTGCGCAACTGGAGCGGGCTGGTTGAGTGGCGTCGCTTGAGCGCGCGCGAAGCGGGCGACGCCAGGCAGGGTGCGCTGGTGGGTGTGTACCGCTACGTCACCAAGCATGTGAAGGTGGGCGTGGGATACAACTTCACCCGCTTCTCGGACGATATGACCAACCTCAACTACAACAACCGCGGCGTGTTCCTCAACGTGCTGTCGACCTTCTGA
- a CDS encoding mannuronate-specific alginate lyase: protein MIRLALFLPLAGLSCAVAAQSTLVPPPGYYAEVVNKPDKNFTCDDPPAPYTDTLDFPSKYEGSGKARDQLNEQANADYKKRSEPISQMEKGVNKLVDKYMRTGNADALQCVLKWYTTWADANALLGPSASYSGKAMRKWSLASLSGAFLHLQFSRSQPLAAFPEQTQKIKTWLGLVGDKVLTEWDLNSPREKINNHFYWAAWAIMATSVVENRRDEFDWAVKTYRIFASQVDNDGYLPNELARQTRALGYHNFAITPLSMIAAFGKANGVDLASEGNGALKRLAERTLAGINDPQVFSAKSGYPQELEDVSKQPTELAWIEPYCWAASCQGPIAQKAESLRPMKNTRLGGDVTAVFHDHH, encoded by the coding sequence ATGATCCGCCTTGCGCTATTCCTCCCATTGGCCGGCCTTTCCTGTGCCGTAGCGGCCCAGTCGACGCTGGTACCCCCACCTGGCTACTACGCGGAAGTCGTCAATAAGCCGGACAAGAACTTCACTTGCGACGACCCGCCGGCGCCCTACACCGACACGCTGGACTTTCCAAGCAAGTACGAGGGCTCCGGCAAAGCGCGCGATCAACTCAACGAACAAGCCAATGCCGACTACAAGAAGCGCAGCGAGCCGATCAGCCAAATGGAAAAAGGCGTCAACAAGCTTGTCGACAAGTACATGCGCACCGGCAATGCCGACGCGCTGCAATGCGTGCTGAAGTGGTACACGACCTGGGCCGACGCCAACGCGCTGCTCGGCCCTTCTGCGTCCTATTCGGGCAAGGCCATGCGCAAGTGGTCGCTGGCCAGCCTGAGCGGCGCTTTCCTTCATCTGCAGTTCTCCCGCTCACAGCCACTGGCGGCGTTTCCGGAACAGACGCAGAAGATCAAGACGTGGCTTGGGCTCGTGGGCGACAAGGTGTTGACCGAGTGGGATCTCAACTCGCCACGCGAGAAGATCAACAACCATTTCTACTGGGCTGCATGGGCCATCATGGCCACCAGCGTGGTCGAGAACCGTCGTGATGAGTTCGACTGGGCGGTGAAGACGTATCGCATCTTTGCCAGCCAGGTCGATAATGACGGTTACCTACCCAACGAACTGGCGCGACAGACGCGCGCACTCGGATACCACAACTTTGCGATAACGCCACTATCGATGATTGCCGCTTTCGGCAAGGCCAATGGCGTGGATCTCGCGAGCGAGGGCAACGGCGCCCTGAAGCGGCTTGCCGAACGAACGCTTGCTGGCATCAACGATCCGCAGGTGTTCTCTGCGAAAAGCGGCTATCCGCAGGAACTCGAAGATGTAAGCAAGCAACCCACTGAACTGGCCTGGATAGAACCTTATTGCTGGGCTGCGAGCTGCCAGGGGCCCATCGCGCAGAAGGCCGAATCGTTGCGGCCGATGAAGAACACCCGACTGGGAGGCGACGTCACCGCCGTATTCCACGATCACCACTGA